In one window of Burkholderiales bacterium DNA:
- a CDS encoding glutamate synthase subunit beta, with product MGDVFQFLNVPRRDGNKTPVEVRIRQFREIYAPFDANQAAEQSARCLGCGNPYCEWKCPVHNYIPNWLKLVAEGNLLEAAELSHKTNSLPEICGRVCPQDRLCEGACTLNQGGFGAVTIGAVEKYISDEAFRLGWRPDLSDVRPTGRRVAVVGAGPAGLACADVLVRNGVSPVVFDRYDEIGGLLTFGIPEFKLEKEVVRRRRKIMEEMGIEFRLNTEIGRDLPFERLLAEYDAVFLGMGTYTYMKGGFPGEDLPGVYEALPFLISNVRHCLGLPPRPPGYISMEGQRVVVLGGGDTAMDCNRTAIRQGAKSVTCAYRRDEVNMPGSRREVANAKEEGVQFLWNRQPVEIVGNGRVEGVKLVTTELGAPDARGRRIPQVVPGSEEIVPCDRVIIAFGFRPNPQPWFAEYGITTDQMGRVVARGHQYPYQTANPKVFAGGDMVRGSDLVVTAVWEGRQAAEGILAYLNV from the coding sequence ATGGGTGACGTTTTTCAGTTTCTCAACGTTCCGCGCCGGGACGGCAACAAGACGCCGGTGGAAGTACGCATCCGGCAGTTCCGGGAAATCTATGCGCCCTTCGATGCAAACCAGGCGGCGGAGCAGTCGGCGCGCTGCCTGGGCTGCGGTAATCCATACTGCGAGTGGAAATGCCCGGTGCACAACTACATCCCCAACTGGCTCAAGCTGGTGGCGGAGGGCAATCTCTTGGAGGCGGCGGAGCTGTCCCACAAGACCAACTCCCTGCCGGAAATCTGCGGCCGCGTCTGTCCCCAGGACCGTCTGTGTGAAGGCGCCTGCACCCTGAACCAAGGGGGCTTTGGCGCGGTGACCATCGGCGCGGTGGAAAAATACATCTCCGATGAAGCCTTCCGGCTGGGCTGGCGGCCCGATCTGTCGGACGTGCGCCCCACCGGCCGGCGGGTGGCGGTGGTGGGCGCGGGGCCGGCGGGGCTTGCCTGCGCCGACGTCCTGGTGCGCAATGGGGTCAGCCCCGTGGTCTTCGACCGCTACGATGAAATCGGCGGCCTGCTCACGTTCGGCATCCCCGAGTTCAAGCTAGAAAAGGAAGTGGTGCGCCGGCGCCGCAAGATCATGGAGGAAATGGGGATCGAGTTCCGCCTCAACACGGAGATCGGCCGCGACCTGCCCTTCGAGCGCCTGCTTGCCGAGTACGATGCGGTCTTCCTCGGCATGGGCACCTACACCTACATGAAAGGCGGCTTCCCCGGTGAGGACCTGCCCGGCGTTTACGAGGCCCTGCCCTTCCTCATCTCCAACGTGCGCCACTGTCTGGGGCTGCCGCCGAGGCCCCCCGGCTACATTTCCATGGAGGGCCAGCGGGTGGTGGTCCTGGGCGGGGGCGATACCGCCATGGACTGTAACCGCACCGCCATTCGCCAGGGCGCGAAATCCGTGACCTGCGCCTATCGCCGGGATGAGGTCAACATGCCGGGCTCCCGGCGGGAAGTGGCCAACGCCAAGGAGGAGGGCGTGCAGTTCCTCTGGAACCGCCAGCCGGTGGAAATCGTCGGCAACGGCAGGGTGGAAGGGGTGAAGCTCGTCACCACGGAGCTGGGCGCCCCCGATGCCCGCGGGCGGCGCATCCCCCAGGTGGTGCCGGGTTCCGAGGAAATCGTCCCCTGCGATCGGGTGATCATCGCCTTCGGCTTCCGCCCCAACCCGCAACCCTGGTTTGCCGAGTATGGCATCACCACCGACCAGATGGGCCGGGTGGTGGCGCGGGGCCATCAGTACCCTTACCAGACGGCGAACCCCAAGGTGTTTGCCGGGGGCGACATGGTGCGCGGCTCCGATCTGGTGGTGACCGCGGTGTGGGAGGGCCGCCAGGCGGCGGAAGGCATCCTCGCCTATCTCAACGTCTAG
- the hemE gene encoding uroporphyrinogen decarboxylase, with protein MKPKNDTFLRALFKEPVPYTPIWIMRQAGRYLPEYNETRARAGSFLDLCKNPDYCTEVTLQPIARFGLDAAILFSDILTIPDAMGLGLYFADGEGPKFERPLREEWEIRDLTPPDPELHLGYVLDAVRQIRKALDNEVPLIGFSGSPFTLACYMVEGGGSDDFRTTKTMLYRRPDLLHRILEVNTRAVTDYLNAQIRAGAQAVQIFDTWGGMLSARAYEEFSLAYLRQVVAGLIKEHEGMRVPSIVFTKGGGVWLEKIAGIGCEAVGLDWTCDIGEARRRVGDRVALQGNMDPMVLFAGPEVVREEAKRILQAYGQGSGHVFNLGHGVSQFTPPESVAALVEAVHELSRAFH; from the coding sequence ATGAAACCCAAAAACGACACTTTCCTGCGCGCCCTTTTCAAGGAGCCGGTGCCCTACACCCCCATCTGGATCATGCGCCAAGCGGGGCGCTACTTGCCGGAATACAACGAAACCCGGGCGCGCGCCGGCTCCTTCCTCGACCTGTGCAAAAACCCGGACTACTGCACCGAGGTCACCCTGCAACCCATCGCCCGCTTCGGACTGGATGCCGCCATCCTCTTCTCCGACATCCTCACCATCCCCGATGCCATGGGGCTGGGGTTGTACTTCGCCGACGGGGAAGGCCCGAAATTCGAGCGTCCCCTGCGCGAGGAATGGGAAATCCGGGATCTCACCCCCCCCGATCCGGAACTCCACCTGGGCTATGTGCTGGATGCCGTGCGCCAGATTCGCAAGGCCCTGGACAATGAAGTGCCCCTCATCGGTTTTTCCGGCAGCCCCTTCACCCTGGCCTGCTATATGGTGGAGGGGGGCGGTTCGGACGATTTCCGCACCACGAAGACGATGCTCTACCGCCGGCCCGACCTCCTACACCGCATTCTGGAGGTGAACACCCGGGCGGTCACCGACTATCTCAACGCCCAGATCCGCGCCGGCGCCCAGGCGGTGCAGATTTTCGACACCTGGGGCGGCATGCTCTCCGCCCGCGCCTACGAGGAATTCTCCCTGGCCTATCTCCGCCAGGTGGTCGCCGGGCTCATCAAGGAACACGAGGGCATGCGGGTGCCCTCCATTGTCTTCACCAAGGGCGGCGGGGTGTGGCTGGAGAAAATCGCCGGCATCGGCTGCGAAGCGGTGGGCCTGGACTGGACCTGCGACATCGGCGAGGCACGCCGGCGGGTGGGGGACCGGGTCGCCCTGCAGGGCAACATGGACCCCATGGTGCTCTTTGCCGGCCCGGAGGTCGTGCGGGAGGAGGCGAAGCGTATCCTGCAAGCCTACGGCCAGGGCTCCGGCCACGTTTTCAACCTGGGCCATGGCGTGTCCCAGTTCACGCCCCCGGAGAGCGTGGCCGCCCTGGTGGAGGCCGTGCACGAGCTCTCCCGCGCCTTTCACTAA
- a CDS encoding diguanylate cyclase, giving the protein MSPDPIARRCQAVVEAWARYRAAPSMESFVELAVSVNSFTEFLRETKNVGLAHASHDLEQAILALFQPELAHPLPEATVNALDGRIQTLCAMVKAQTALAAARFDRRQGVARLPAAATAPRGFLIGHEAERWRALTDQLAHFGAPVRFLTWDEAVPETVAAPLLLLDLRSLPWGEWRARVQGLRARHGLAQIFCLGLRSDFDELYEPLAGGADHCLLEGTPVHALVERILELTQSQEPEPGRVLIVEDSKTASHLIRRTLEENQIACEIVNDPRQALAAVKQFHPDLVLMDMYMPGCTGVELTRLLRQHPEFISVPIVYLSAETDVALQVDAMRLGGDHFLTKPFNPVYLNAVVRTKIERYRALRRTMYHDSLTGLLNHTSGKNTLDLLLESLRAEGGQAAVVMMDIDRFKQVNDTYGHPVGDQVIRSLSWLLKQRLRRGDLLCRYGGEEFLIALPHVDGEQALAIIDRIRDDFSGVCHPTGEGGFYATASAGIALFPHHGTSQALIEAADAALYEAKRTGRNRVCVAP; this is encoded by the coding sequence ATGTCCCCCGACCCCATCGCCCGGCGTTGCCAAGCCGTCGTTGAAGCCTGGGCGCGCTACCGGGCCGCGCCCAGCATGGAATCCTTCGTGGAGCTGGCCGTCTCCGTCAACAGCTTCACCGAATTCCTGCGGGAGACGAAGAACGTGGGCCTTGCCCATGCGAGTCACGACCTGGAACAGGCGATCCTCGCCCTCTTCCAGCCCGAGCTCGCCCATCCCCTGCCGGAGGCGACCGTAAACGCCCTCGATGGGCGCATCCAAACCCTCTGCGCCATGGTCAAGGCCCAGACCGCCCTGGCGGCGGCCCGCTTCGACCGCCGCCAGGGGGTGGCTCGGCTTCCGGCGGCTGCCACCGCGCCCCGCGGCTTTCTCATCGGCCATGAGGCGGAGCGTTGGCGGGCGCTTACTGACCAGCTTGCCCATTTCGGCGCGCCCGTGCGCTTTTTGACCTGGGACGAGGCGGTGCCGGAGACGGTGGCCGCGCCGCTTTTGCTTCTGGATTTACGCAGCCTCCCCTGGGGTGAGTGGCGCGCCCGGGTGCAGGGGCTGCGCGCCCGCCATGGCCTGGCCCAGATTTTCTGTTTGGGCCTGCGCTCGGATTTCGACGAGCTCTACGAACCCCTGGCGGGGGGCGCCGATCACTGTCTGCTGGAAGGGACGCCGGTGCACGCCCTGGTGGAGCGCATCCTGGAGCTCACCCAGAGCCAGGAGCCCGAGCCCGGCCGGGTGCTCATCGTGGAGGATTCCAAGACCGCAAGCCACCTCATCCGGCGCACCCTGGAGGAGAACCAGATCGCCTGCGAGATTGTCAACGACCCGCGCCAGGCCCTCGCCGCGGTGAAGCAGTTCCACCCGGACCTGGTGTTGATGGACATGTACATGCCCGGCTGCACGGGCGTGGAGCTCACCCGCCTTCTCCGCCAGCACCCCGAGTTCATCAGCGTGCCCATCGTCTATCTCTCGGCGGAGACCGATGTGGCCCTGCAGGTGGACGCCATGCGCCTCGGCGGGGACCATTTCCTCACCAAGCCCTTCAACCCGGTCTATCTCAACGCCGTGGTGCGCACCAAGATCGAGCGCTACCGGGCACTTCGCCGCACCATGTACCACGACAGCCTCACCGGGCTGCTCAACCACACCAGCGGCAAGAACACCCTCGACCTCCTCCTGGAAAGTCTGCGGGCGGAAGGGGGCCAGGCGGCAGTGGTGATGATGGACATCGACCGCTTCAAACAGGTGAACGACACCTACGGCCATCCGGTGGGGGATCAGGTGATCCGCAGCCTCTCCTGGCTTCTGAAACAGCGGCTACGCCGCGGTGATCTCCTTTGCCGTTACGGGGGCGAGGAGTTTCTCATCGCCCTGCCCCACGTGGACGGCGAGCAGGCGCTCGCCATCATCGACCGCATCCGCGACGATTTCAGCGGTGTGTGCCATCCCACTGGCGAAGGCGGGTTTTACGCCACCGCCAGCGCCGGCATTGCCCTCTTTCCCCACCATGGCACCAGCCAGGCCCTGATCGAGGCGGCCGATGCGGCCCTCTACGAGGCCAAGCGCACCGGGCGCAACCGGGTGTGTGTCGCGCCTTAG
- a CDS encoding primosomal protein N', whose translation MPIAHIALDVPLDTLFEYTAVGAQAEDVGRLALVPFGRGRRVGVIVGFAETPTVEAGRLKPVTRVLRELPALPADILELARFCATYYHHPLGQVLATLLPQRLRRMPPARAEEPVWRLSSAGRAVEPGSLPQRAVRRRRLLATLKERGELSAEELRAVFPGAGRVMQEFLALGWVERGTATPRVEAPATPYPLETPPVLNPDQEAAVAAVCAAGEGFSAWLLLGVTGSGKTEVYSRLIAHTLAKGRQSLVLVPEINLTPQTEARFRRRFPQATIISLHSHLAEGERLKRWRLAQEAKADIVLGTRLAVFTPLPRLGLIVVDEEHDISFKQQEGLRYSARDLAVYRARQRGVPIVLGSATPSLESWHNACLNRYHLLRLPRRAVEGARPPRLGLIDIRREALTEGLSARLILALKERLRRGEQSLLFLNRRGFAPVLHCSACGWLAGCPRCAVKLVVHLADRRLRCHHCGHEEAIPRHCPDCGALELNPLGQGTQRVEQALRRLLPEARLLRIDRDSTRRRAALPDMLEKVAAGEVDILLGTQMLTKGHDFPRLTLVGILNADGGLYSADFRASERLFAQLLQVAGRAGRASADGEVLIQTSLPGHPLFAALAQGDYEAFATTLAAEREALHLPPFSFQAWLRAEAHSMEAVMAFLRAARACARPEGVTLYDPVPAPLARKAGKARAQLLVEADSRSALQAFLGPWLVSLNALRARQVRWALDVDPVEP comes from the coding sequence ATGCCCATTGCGCACATCGCCCTCGACGTTCCCCTGGACACCCTCTTTGAGTACACGGCCGTGGGGGCGCAGGCAGAAGACGTGGGGCGGCTTGCCCTGGTGCCCTTCGGCCGCGGCAGGCGGGTGGGGGTGATCGTGGGCTTCGCCGAGACGCCCACGGTGGAAGCGGGCCGGCTCAAGCCCGTGACCCGCGTTCTGCGGGAGCTGCCGGCGCTGCCGGCGGACATCCTGGAACTCGCCCGCTTCTGCGCCACCTACTACCACCATCCCCTGGGCCAGGTGCTCGCCACCCTGCTGCCCCAACGCCTGCGCCGCATGCCCCCCGCCCGCGCCGAAGAGCCGGTGTGGCGACTCTCTTCCGCGGGACGCGCAGTCGAACCAGGCAGCCTGCCGCAGCGGGCGGTCCGGCGTCGGCGGCTGCTGGCCACCCTCAAGGAGCGGGGCGAATTGAGCGCAGAGGAGTTGCGCGCTGTCTTTCCCGGCGCCGGCCGGGTGATGCAGGAATTCCTGGCCCTGGGTTGGGTGGAACGGGGCACGGCTACCCCACGGGTGGAAGCCCCCGCCACGCCCTATCCCCTGGAAACGCCGCCGGTTCTCAATCCCGACCAGGAGGCGGCGGTGGCGGCGGTATGCGCAGCCGGGGAGGGTTTCAGCGCCTGGCTCCTTCTGGGGGTGACGGGCAGCGGCAAGACCGAGGTCTATTCCCGCCTGATCGCCCACACCCTGGCAAAGGGCCGCCAGAGCCTGGTGCTGGTGCCGGAAATCAACCTCACGCCGCAGACCGAGGCCCGCTTCCGCCGCCGCTTCCCCCAGGCGACCATCATCAGCCTGCACAGCCATCTGGCCGAGGGGGAGCGCTTGAAGCGCTGGCGCCTGGCGCAGGAGGCAAAGGCGGACATCGTCCTCGGCACGCGGCTTGCGGTATTCACCCCGCTGCCCCGCCTAGGGCTCATCGTCGTCGACGAGGAACACGACATCTCCTTCAAGCAGCAGGAGGGGCTGCGCTACTCCGCCCGCGACCTCGCCGTCTATCGCGCCCGGCAGCGGGGCGTGCCCATCGTCCTGGGCTCCGCCACCCCTTCCCTGGAAAGCTGGCACAACGCCTGCCTTAACCGCTACCATCTGCTGCGGCTGCCCCGTCGCGCAGTGGAGGGGGCCCGACCGCCGCGCCTCGGCCTCATCGACATCCGGCGCGAAGCCCTCACCGAGGGACTCAGCGCCCGCCTCATCCTTGCCCTCAAGGAGCGGCTGCGCCGCGGCGAGCAGAGCCTGCTCTTCCTCAACCGCCGGGGCTTTGCCCCCGTGCTCCACTGCAGCGCCTGCGGTTGGCTTGCCGGCTGCCCCCGCTGCGCGGTGAAACTGGTGGTGCACCTTGCCGACCGGCGCCTGCGCTGCCACCACTGCGGCCATGAGGAAGCCATCCCCCGCCACTGCCCCGACTGCGGTGCCCTGGAACTCAACCCCCTCGGCCAGGGCACGCAGCGGGTGGAACAGGCCCTGCGCCGGCTGCTGCCAGAGGCGCGCCTGCTGCGCATCGACCGCGACAGCACCCGCCGCCGCGCTGCCCTGCCGGACATGCTGGAGAAAGTGGCCGCCGGCGAGGTGGACATCCTGCTGGGCACCCAGATGCTGACCAAGGGGCACGACTTTCCGCGACTCACCCTGGTGGGCATCCTCAATGCAGATGGCGGCCTCTACAGTGCCGATTTCCGCGCCTCGGAGCGGCTCTTTGCCCAGCTCCTGCAGGTGGCCGGCCGCGCCGGGCGCGCGAGCGCCGACGGCGAGGTGCTGATCCAGACCAGCCTGCCGGGCCACCCCCTCTTCGCCGCTCTGGCGCAGGGGGATTACGAGGCGTTCGCCACCACCTTGGCTGCGGAGCGGGAAGCGCTTCATCTTCCGCCCTTCTCCTTCCAGGCGTGGCTGCGCGCCGAGGCCCACAGCATGGAAGCGGTGATGGCGTTCCTCCGCGCCGCCCGCGCCTGCGCCAGGCCCGAGGGGGTCACCCTTTATGATCCCGTGCCCGCGCCCCTTGCCCGCAAGGCCGGCAAGGCGCGCGCGCAGCTTCTCGTGGAAGCCGACTCGCGCAGCGCCCTGCAGGCTTTCCTCGGGCCGTGGCTGGTAAGCCTCAACGCCCTGCGGGCGCGGCAGGTGCGCTGGGCGCTGGATGTGGATCCTGTGGAACCCTGA
- the argS gene encoding arginine--tRNA ligase: MSFLKSHLTELLSDAVAVVAPEAQVTLELLPTRQSAHGDIACNVALQLARALKRPPREVARDIVDALPLSPWLEKVEIAGAGFINFFFNHAAKQRIVPLILSEGEAFGRGRPTGLKVQVEFVSANPTGPLHVGHGRGAAYGASLANVLAAAGHEVTREFYVNDAGRQMDILALSTWLRYLELNGINVPFPPNAYQGEYVRDMARIIYTQHGDRYVHEPWRVLDGAPSVEEDPEGHLDQLILNAKRLLGEDYAYVHDLALTEQLGDCRNDLTEFGVVFDNWFSERSLYENGLVERAVGLLDERGHLYRQDGALWFRSTAFGDEKDRVVQRENGQYTYFASDIAYHLNKFERGFDRVIDVWGADHHGYIARVKGALSALGLDAERLTVALVQFAVLYRGKEKVPMSTRAGEFVTLRELRNEVGNDAARFFYVLRKSDQHLEFDLELAKAQSNENPVYYIQYAHARCASVLAKWGGDAAMLREVDVSPLVKEPELALLKTLAAYPEMVETAARELAPHHIAHYLRDLAGDFHTYYNAEQFLVEEESVRLARLALVAATGQVIRNGLALLGVSAPEKM, from the coding sequence ATGTCCTTCCTGAAATCCCATTTGACCGAACTTTTGTCCGACGCCGTCGCCGTGGTGGCGCCCGAGGCGCAGGTCACCCTTGAACTGCTGCCCACCCGCCAGAGTGCCCATGGCGATATCGCCTGCAACGTGGCCCTCCAGCTTGCCCGCGCCCTCAAGCGCCCGCCGCGGGAGGTGGCGCGGGACATCGTCGATGCGCTGCCCCTCTCCCCCTGGCTGGAAAAAGTGGAAATCGCCGGTGCCGGTTTCATCAATTTCTTTTTCAACCACGCCGCCAAACAGCGCATCGTGCCCTTGATCCTCAGCGAGGGCGAGGCCTTCGGCCGTGGCCGGCCCACGGGGCTCAAGGTGCAGGTGGAATTCGTCTCCGCCAATCCCACCGGGCCGTTGCACGTGGGCCATGGGCGCGGTGCGGCCTACGGGGCGTCGCTCGCCAACGTGCTGGCGGCGGCGGGACACGAGGTCACCCGCGAGTTCTACGTCAACGATGCAGGGCGGCAGATGGACATCCTTGCCCTGTCCACGTGGCTGCGCTATCTGGAGCTCAACGGCATCAACGTGCCCTTCCCCCCCAACGCCTATCAGGGCGAATACGTGCGCGACATGGCGCGCATCATCTACACGCAGCACGGGGACCGCTATGTCCACGAGCCGTGGCGGGTGCTCGATGGCGCACCCTCCGTGGAGGAGGACCCGGAGGGCCATCTCGACCAGCTCATCCTCAACGCCAAGCGGCTTCTGGGCGAAGACTACGCCTATGTGCATGACCTCGCCCTCACCGAGCAGCTCGGGGACTGCCGCAATGATCTCACCGAGTTCGGTGTGGTGTTCGACAACTGGTTTTCCGAGCGCTCCCTGTACGAAAACGGTCTGGTGGAACGGGCTGTAGGCCTCCTCGATGAGCGCGGCCACCTCTACCGCCAGGACGGCGCGCTGTGGTTCCGCTCCACCGCCTTCGGTGACGAAAAGGACCGCGTGGTGCAGCGGGAAAACGGCCAGTACACCTATTTCGCCTCCGACATCGCCTACCACCTGAACAAATTCGAACGGGGCTTCGACCGCGTCATCGATGTCTGGGGGGCCGACCATCACGGCTACATCGCCCGCGTCAAGGGCGCCTTGAGCGCCCTGGGGCTCGATGCGGAGCGGCTCACCGTGGCGCTGGTACAGTTCGCCGTCCTCTACCGCGGCAAGGAGAAGGTGCCCATGTCCACCCGCGCCGGCGAATTCGTCACCCTGCGGGAGCTGCGCAACGAGGTGGGCAATGATGCGGCGCGGTTTTTCTACGTGCTGCGCAAGTCGGACCAGCATCTGGAATTCGACCTGGAACTCGCCAAGGCGCAGAGCAACGAAAACCCGGTCTATTACATCCAGTACGCCCACGCGCGCTGTGCCAGCGTGCTGGCGAAATGGGGCGGGGATGCGGCCATGCTGCGCGAGGTGGATGTCTCGCCGCTGGTGAAGGAGCCGGAGCTGGCACTCCTCAAGACGCTCGCGGCCTACCCCGAGATGGTGGAAACCGCCGCGCGGGAACTCGCGCCCCACCACATTGCCCATTATCTGCGCGATCTCGCCGGCGACTTCCACACCTACTACAATGCGGAACAGTTCCTGGTGGAGGAGGAATCGGTGCGCCTGGCACGCCTGGCGCTGGTGGCCGCCACCGGCCAGGTGATCCGCAATGGCCTCGCTTTGCTGGGCGTTTCCGCGCCGGAGAAAATGTGA
- a CDS encoding SPOR domain-containing protein produces MSKDYKPRTAPRSPAGNPMLTGILIGIIIGLAAAIAVAWYVPSLTRGLRQPEPPPAPKEAAEKPPSPPAAGAEAKKPRFDFYNILPGTEEAVPDRAIKEPAAGSKEQFFLQAGAFQNQADADNLKAQLALMGVEATVQSASLGDKGVWHRVRIGPFASVDEMSRVRATLAQNGIQATLIKVKE; encoded by the coding sequence ATGAGCAAGGACTACAAACCCCGCACCGCCCCCCGTTCGCCGGCTGGCAATCCCATGCTCACCGGCATCCTCATCGGCATCATCATCGGCCTTGCCGCCGCCATCGCCGTGGCCTGGTATGTGCCTTCGCTCACCCGGGGTCTGCGCCAGCCGGAACCGCCGCCCGCGCCCAAGGAGGCCGCAGAAAAGCCGCCCAGCCCGCCTGCCGCCGGCGCGGAAGCGAAGAAGCCCCGCTTCGATTTCTACAACATCCTGCCCGGCACGGAGGAGGCGGTACCGGATCGCGCCATCAAGGAACCCGCCGCCGGCAGCAAAGAGCAGTTCTTCCTCCAGGCAGGAGCCTTCCAGAACCAGGCCGATGCCGACAACCTGAAAGCCCAGCTCGCCCTGATGGGCGTGGAAGCCACCGTGCAGAGCGCAAGCCTGGGGGACAAGGGGGTGTGGCACCGGGTGCGCATCGGGCCTTTCGCCAGTGTGGACGAAATGTCCCGGGTGCGGGCAACCCTGGCGCAGAACGGCATCCAGGCAACGCTGATCAAAGTCAAGGAATAG
- a CDS encoding thiol:disulfide interchange protein DsbA/DsbL, whose translation MPTRRRFLGLAAATLALSPFALSRAALVAGRDYALVEFPQPTLDPKRVEVLELFFYGCPHCFELEPLLTKWLKTLPRHAYFRRMPAVFHDGWVPLAKAYYALEALGLVDKLHAAIFDAIHLQGANLNKRENLLRFIAAQGVDAARFGAAYDSFAVQTKVQQARELTSAYGIQGVPSMIVDGRYRTSSSQTGGHERLFPVLDELIALAWRERSGKRAS comes from the coding sequence ATGCCGACACGCCGCCGCTTCCTGGGCCTTGCCGCCGCCACCCTGGCGCTTTCACCCTTCGCCTTGTCCCGCGCCGCCCTGGTCGCGGGCCGCGACTATGCGCTGGTGGAATTTCCCCAGCCCACCCTCGATCCGAAGCGGGTGGAGGTGCTGGAGCTCTTCTTTTACGGCTGCCCCCATTGTTTCGAGTTGGAGCCGCTGCTCACCAAATGGCTGAAGACCCTGCCGCGGCATGCCTATTTCCGCCGCATGCCGGCGGTCTTTCACGACGGCTGGGTGCCCCTGGCCAAGGCCTACTATGCGCTGGAAGCGCTGGGGCTTGTGGACAAACTCCATGCTGCGATCTTCGATGCCATCCACCTCCAGGGGGCAAACCTCAACAAGCGGGAGAATCTGCTGCGCTTCATCGCCGCGCAGGGTGTGGATGCGGCCCGCTTCGGCGCCGCCTACGACTCCTTTGCCGTGCAGACCAAGGTCCAGCAGGCGAGGGAGCTCACCAGCGCCTATGGCATCCAGGGTGTACCCTCGATGATCGTCGATGGCCGTTACCGCACCTCGAGCAGCCAGACCGGAGGCCACGAAAGACTCTTCCCCGTGCTGGACGAGCTCATCGCCCTGGCCTGGCGGGAGCGGTCGGGCAAACGCGCTTCCTGA
- a CDS encoding response regulator transcription factor: protein MTIRVILVDDHPLFRKGLEHLVANEPGLALVGQFASVEETRAWLKAGGTADVALLDRRLPGEEGLSLVPDLKQANIRVVMLTIADAEYEIRDAIERGVDGYILKSSEPEQILQAIRSVHAGNSMLPAEIMQKMARGELAGSPFDKLSPRELEIVAHVARGMSNRAIGQALNLSENTVRNHLRNILDKLKLANRVQVATLALELGLVRRAEGDAKKS from the coding sequence ATGACCATCCGCGTCATTCTCGTGGACGATCACCCCCTCTTCCGTAAGGGCCTGGAGCATCTCGTCGCCAACGAGCCGGGTCTTGCCCTGGTCGGCCAGTTTGCCAGCGTCGAGGAAACGCGGGCGTGGCTGAAGGCGGGGGGAACCGCCGACGTCGCCCTCCTCGACCGGCGACTGCCGGGGGAGGAGGGCCTGTCCCTGGTGCCGGACCTCAAACAGGCCAACATCCGGGTGGTCATGCTCACCATCGCCGATGCGGAGTATGAAATCCGCGATGCCATCGAGCGCGGGGTGGACGGCTACATCCTCAAGTCCAGCGAGCCGGAGCAGATCCTGCAGGCCATCCGCTCCGTCCATGCGGGCAACAGCATGCTGCCCGCCGAGATCATGCAGAAAATGGCACGGGGGGAGCTCGCCGGCAGCCCCTTTGACAAGCTCTCCCCACGGGAGCTGGAAATCGTCGCCCACGTCGCCCGGGGCATGAGCAACCGCGCCATCGGCCAGGCCCTGAATCTTTCCGAGAACACCGTGCGCAACCACCTGCGCAACATCCTCGATAAGCTCAAGCTGGCCAACCGGGTGCAGGTGGCCACCCTGGCCCTGGAATTGGGTCTCGTCCGGCGGGCGGAAGGCGACGCGAAGAAGTCCTGA